A stretch of DNA from Meiothermus cerbereus DSM 11376:
CGAAACGCTCGGGGTTGCGTACCAGCTGCATGGCGCAGTTATCGATGATGATGTCCTGGGTCTTGACCTGGGGGAAGCGAGCGGCCTCGGCCAGTACGGTGTTCATGAAGAGGCCCTGGGTCATGGGCAGCACGTTGGCCTTGTGGGCCACATGGAGCTGTTGGCGGGGGCGGCTGGCGGCCAGCCGGGCGGCGTACTCGCCGATGCGGGCGCTGGCTTTGCGGGTAATTACCGTATCGGCAATGGCAATTTCGCCATCGAGGTAGCTGCGCTCCTGTTCTACATAAAGACCTTCGGTGTTTTCACGCACCACCACCAGGTCTATTCCTGGCCTCGAGCCCGGTACCGGATGGTGCTTGGCCGGGCGCACGTTGGCGAACAGGTCTAGCTTGCGCCGCATGTAACGGATGGCCCCAAAAAAGCCCGGCACCTTTTTGCTGGGGCTAGTGGCCGCGCCGAATAGGGTGGCGTCGGTGTGGGTTACGGCCTCGAGGGTTTCCTCTGGCACCGAGATACCTATTCGCTCGAAGGTTTCCCAGCCTGCCTGGGCCTCGACAAACTCGAGCTTGAGCCCGGTGGCCTCCAG
This window harbors:
- a CDS encoding isocitrate/isopropylmalate dehydrogenase family protein, which produces MSKTYKICLIEGDGIGHEVIPAARLVLEATGLKLEFVEAQAGWETFERIGISVPEETLEAVTHTDATLFGAATSPSKKVPGFFGAIRYMRRKLDLFANVRPAKHHPVPGSRPGIDLVVVRENTEGLYVEQERSYLDGEIAIADTVITRKASARIGEYAARLAASRPRQQLHVAHKANVLPMTQGLFMNTVLAEAARFPQVKTQDIIIDNCAMQLVRNPERFDVIVTTNLFGDIISDLTAGLVGGLGIAASGNIGTKHAVFEPVHGSAPDIAGKGIANPAATILSAVMMLEHLGEHEIAQRVERAVDRVLEEGPRTPDLGGNATTLQFAEAVARAL